From Zea mays cultivar B73 chromosome 3, Zm-B73-REFERENCE-NAM-5.0, whole genome shotgun sequence:
CTTTCGTTATTTACATTTTGCACTAGGAGTAGACAGTAACATAGTTTTCTctctaatcttcacctctctccGACTGTATGTCGTTTAGAGACGTCTTGGGTGGCTTGCCGACACCAAGACAAACCTTATGATCTATCCTCCATGatagggtccctcccgggagcgagatctaggTGTAGTTGGCGAACTTCGTCGCCTATGCGCACGCGCGAACCGTTCGGccatcaggcgcggaccgtccggtttgTCAGCAGAAACCctccgcgccaggtcgcggatcaTCTGGCCCTCGGTCGCGGACCATCTACGCTTTACAGAGAGTACCGTTGTCGATACACATCACAGTAATTGGCGTCCGGATCGACGCCAACAGAGTTCTTCACgattcaaattttgaatttcaaacAAGGGTATTGGGCAATATGCTCGATGTCTGCAAATGGGACGTCATCATAATTTTTGTACCAATCAAATCAGGTGCTACAGTTGTTGGGGAGCGGGCATGTTGCGATGTCTCGTGCTATtgggccgttggactcatggagtCATAATGCTTTTGGGCTGTTTAACACGTTCCTTATCCTAAACGTTGTCTTTAGGCTTCATTTAGATATTGTACGATAGACTATAGTTATGTATGTTGAGGTGGATTGGGatataaattagtttaagttacactCCAATCTACCTTAATACATGTAGATTGAGGTTTATACTAGAGTAATTAAACTAGGTATTAAGACTATCTCCAACAGCTTATACATATTCATACTCATATTCAAACTCTATTTTACGAATAGTGCAATCTATAGTGTAAAACATTGTTTATGGGTAAAGTTTTGATGAACTGCTGGAGTCAGCATAAGGGGATGTAATATTGGATCATGGTTTAGGTACACCACCCGCAGCAGTTTATTATGCCCCTGTTCTCTGCGCTTGCTCTTGCTCTACTGTGCAAGTAAACAGTGATTAATTGACGAGACAAACCTATTAATTCTGAATATGTAGCCCATAATTAGTTCATATCATGCTATATTATTATATGCCTTCAAGAGctaactagagctaatagttttgTCTTGCTAATTAATCACCTCTTATGCAATTAGTTTTAAAATTGGTTCACGTCTGAAGAAGCAACTATTTTTGTGGTCTTTGTCATCTTGGAGGAATATCCTGATCGAATCCTTGGACGACTACGTCGGCTCTTGtcgtcttgttcatcttcctgccTGTCCTCACCTGCCATCTTGTAACCGCCCCATGAATATTCCTTTGGACATGGCCATGAATCAATTCTGCAATACGGACATACACATGGCACAAATCGTTGTGAATGGAGACCGGAGAGGCTTCTTGCAGGTGGCTCTAGAAAGTGACCCTAGTATAAACAATGTTGAGAAGATGAACGGTCTTTTGTTTTGTATGCATAGTTCGCATAGCTACAATGAACGTATTTTCATAGGCTATAAATTTTAAGGACCGGATTACATTAGAACTAGAGTATTAGACTCTATATCTATTTTTtaaaactaaaattaattaagagaTCAATCGAATTGCCTAAGATATTATAACTTGTCTAACTTTTCTACATAAAGTTAATTCTTCAACTCAAGCGAATAAGCTTAGACAAGTTATGGTGGCTTAGACTGGAAATCAAATAGACTTATAAAGCGTGATCTAGCCTCATACTAACCAAAGAAAAGGTTGTGCTTCACTTTTTAAGagagtgtttgaatgcactagagctaataattaGTCTACTAAGATTGCTAATAGAATTAGCTGGATAACAAATATCTAACTAACTACTAGCTAATTTGCTAAAATAGCTAATAgtttaagggtctgtttggttgggctgtggctgtgaaaaaagttgctgtggactgtgagctgtggaaaaagctgctgtaggctgtaagctgttaaaaagctaaaaaccgtttggtggaaaccactaaaagtcgttaaaaattcttcgatatatgttttcatagttccatctgaaaagccactaaaagcatgtCCTGGGGTGCTTTCaaatttgcactacgagaaagtcggcttttagaaaaagctgcttcgtggatccagccctttggttggcttttggcttttagggggcaaaagccaaagccaaaagtcaaaccaaacacaccctaactaTTAGCTAGACTAATTTTAGCGGCTAACAATCAATTCTAGTGTATTTCAAACATGGTCTAAATCGGAAAACCTGGCTTCTTGCGACTAGTGAGGCAGGAGACCATAGTCCGACATTGTTTCTTGTCTTCTTTTTCGGCACCACGCCATCACCTTGCGTCCTTTGGGGCATATTCTTTTGTCCGAAGAATCAAGTAAACTATGTTAGCGCTGGTGTATCATGCATGAAGATCCAGCAGCTGTCAAGCTTGAACTTTCCTGTTGGAAAGCCCGTTTCGAGATTTTTTTTTCCGGTCCGGTCCAAGATGCATTTCCGTTTCGGTTTTTGGTAGATTTaggtttaaaattttaaaatacaAAAGTCAAACTTTGGTCAACAAATAAATTTTCGGAACTCCAGACCGAAAATAAAATCTCTGGCTGCCAGGGGCGGATCTAGGTATGTTTGACCCTCACTCATTTTTGTTGCATGTAGTAGATACTATTTTTTAATTATAAGGTTCTATGTGCTCAGTTCAACTTATATATCCTTGTTCAAGTGTTTTGACACTTGTCTTTATAAATATGCCCTCACTCTTATTTTGCTTTGGGTCCGCCCCTGATCCTTGGCAGCTGCAGAGCAAGGCGAAGAAGAACAAAGTTGAGTTCTTGCTCACAGCTGGATTGACTCCTAATCAGTGGCAGAACCGGCGCGAAAGTGAAGTCTACTCACTACATCTCCATCCAGTGTGTCGCCATCCCATTCCCATGTATCCACATTGTTGTatttcacacacacacacacgcgcgCGCGAGGTCAGTGCAGGTGTCAGTGATGACAACCATACAGTGGCGGATCCAAAGGGGGGGCGTGATCCCCTCAATTTTAAGTACCTTTTACACCTAATGTTTATTTATTGCTAAGTATATAAAAAATAAGTCTTGGATAGACTAAACTAGTTATGTTCTAACTTTCGTGTTGTTTCTCGGTCTAGTCCTTGCATCTATCTGTCCGATATCATTCTTCTCAACGCCATCCAAAACAATCTGCCCCGATGACCCGTTTCTGACGTTGCCCGATGATGTCACCTTCCCGACGTGTGTTGCATCCGGGCCCTTCATGATGCTCCCACCTACTTGTCGTTGTCGCGACGACGGCTCGTCCATCAGGTCCGATCTCGCTTGTCGCGATGATGTGATCCATCTCCAAGAGACGGCGAGTCGGAGAGCTTAGCGAACCAACGAGCATTGACTCTCTGGCAGAGGCACCTCTTTCCTGGTGGCTCCGCCCTTCGAGGAGATCGACAGTCGATACATATGGTTTTGATTCGTTCAGCAAAAAGTCAGCGATATGTTTGTTTCTTTTATTTATATAGTTTTCTTCTTTAAACTTATATCGTATATTGATTTGAATTCTATAAAATACTAGtttgttacaattttgcttaaTTTTGTCATACTGTCTTTTTTGTCCCCCCTCCCCGTGAATTCTTGTTCTATGTCCGGCACTGCAACCATATATGGCAGCAGCGTACCCCAACGCCACTGGATATCATCGCATCCACcaagggtgcgtttggttgaatGTACAAGAAGGGATGGAATGAGGCGTCCACGTTTTCTATAGTGTTTGGTTGAGAGTCAAGCCGGGGCGAGGTGAACCCGGAGTGATTTTTGGGGGCGGCGTGATCCCAAAAAATCGAGGGGACGGTGTCGCCCCCGACTCATCCAACtttgacctcaaaccaaacacattaCAAGAGATTCTATTTCGCTCACCTCCACCTCAAGGGCAAGGCTCCCCCTCTCAGTGCACATTCTTATAGCTCGTTCACCGATCGTGGCCCGTCTCGAGATGATACTTCCTGAATCCTCGCGCAACTCGTCCCCCCTATTTCTCGTCAAATTGTCTTGGCTACAGGTAAGCTCGTTGTGCTCTTGTCCTTGGTATGTGCGACTATAGGCATGTTTGGTTTGTGTCTAACTATGTCTCACTTTGCATAAGGTTAGccgttcgaattgaataactaactttAAACATAAAAATTAGGTAAAGTGTAGCAAATTAAGTAGCAAACCAAACATGCTCTATATGTCTACGCACGCGACGGGCTAGAGAAGGAACCAGGCCCCAAGCGCCATGATCCAGGCCGCAATTAGATCACCCTTGGACAACATCAACCACGGTCCCACGAATAGCTACTTGAATAAGCAATGATGAAACTAGAGTGAATTGAGAATTGAGATCCTCTGCAGTCAACTACAACTATACAGTAGAGGTTGTCTGGTAGATTTTTGACCCATCATGAGCCGCTGCACCACATTCACAGCGATTTTCACAGTTAACAGTAGGTTTTTTTTCCACAAAATTGGAACCAAATTGAGTATGAGCTTGTACGTTCTCTCGGCTGTCATTCCAGTAAATTACATTTATTTACTGTAGTCTCACTACTGCACTCTACATACATTAGTTAATTAGAACTTAGAAAGCGGGAAAATGGAAAACCAAGGCAAGCACAGTGCACAGCATGTACCGGGCCGGGACCGGGCGGGCCAAGAAGCTAGACGAAAAGGAAGGGAGATCGAGGAGGCTGGCGCAAGCCTACTAGGAGCGGCGAGCAACAAGTGTCATCGGGTCGGGATCGGAAACGGCGGGTCGAAGGACCGTAGCCAGTCGGAGTCCGGCAGGTTGAGCGGCGGCAGCGAGTGGCTTCCTCTGGTGGAGCTCCCCGCGCGGACGTCCTGCATGGTGAGGAGCGCGGCCACGGTGTTGCGGAAGATGCCCTGCTCCGCCTCCGCGACGGCGAGCGCCGCGGCGGCGGCCTGGCCCCGATCGCGCGCCTCCGGGAACACGGCCTCCATCAAGGACTCGCACTCCCGCACCAGATGCGACACCGTCTCCGTCTTGAAGAAGGGCTGCTGCAGCACCGACTCCATCACGGCAAGCCGCAGCATCGCGCCGGTGCGCTTGTCGTACTTCTTGAGGATCTTGGCCAGGCCTGCAAGCAGCCAGCAGCCAGCAGCCAGACATGGAGGATGGAACGGGATTGGTTAGAATCATCATGCATGGAGAGGAGACATGCATGGGCAAAAGGACAGACCTGCAGGCTTTCAATTCAACTCCGTACAGCTAGCTAGCTAGAGCTAGAGCTCCTC
This genomic window contains:
- the LOC100501166 gene encoding uncharacterized protein LOC100501166 encodes the protein MENQGKHSAQHVPGRDRAGQEARRKGREIEEAGASLLGAASNKCHRVGIGNGGSKDRSQSESGRLSGGSEWLPLVELPARTSCMVRSAATVLRKMPCSASATASAAAAAWPRSRASGNTASIKDSHSRTRCDTVSVLKKGCCSTDSITASRSIAPVRLSYFLRILARPAGFQFNSVQLAS